In Fusarium verticillioides 7600 chromosome 4, whole genome shotgun sequence, the following proteins share a genomic window:
- a CDS encoding CMGC/SRPK protein kinase → MASRRYLKNLPHVLPRLKTCAARSISAIPKYPISATRKSSTQAVPIPGRYSQPSLEDPLTLPTTARYVFDRKIQSEEEEIPGYEASRFYPVEIGEVFRGRYQAVTKLGYGSSSTIWLARDLRDRKYVALKIYVHTSRNHREIPVYETLSPILGKTKHPGSRNIRMLLGSFEMSGPDGRHKVLVHEGAQMSLRHYKEVFRQDGLDEDFVRRTVKELLQALDFIHTEAELVHTDIHPGNLLLGVDDDSQLEFLASMAFKSPVAREQASECRTIYLSRLMRPRPGSILLSDFGEARVGLGPHADDIMPIPYRAPEVIMSMPWNQSVDIWSVGLTTWDLLGTDRLFTAMDGDGEMYDAAHLAELIAALGPPPREFLKRNPRRAADFWDEQGKWKGLAPIPKNRSLQELERKLRDSSAFIAFLRRVLTWMPENRPTAKALLQDPWLMTKSSASAKVESMDAEGQ, encoded by the exons ATGGCGTCGCGTAGATACCTCAAAAATCTCCCGCATGTGTTACCCAGGCTGAAAACTTGCGCTGCTCGCTCAATATCAGCCATTCCGAAATATCCGATTTCGGCGACCCGAAAGTCGTCGACTCAAGCAGTGCCGATACCAGGCCGATATTCACAGCCATCTCTCGAAGATCCGCTTACATTACCAACAACTGCACGTTATGTATTTGATCGGAAGATACAatctgaggaggaggaaatcCCCGGTTATGAAGCCTCGCGGTTCTATCCGGTCGAGATTGGAGAAGTTTTCCGGGGTCGGTATCAAGCAGTGACGAAGCTCGGCTATGggagctcatcaacaatatGGCTCGCCAGAGACTTGCG AGACAGAAAATATGTCGCCCTCAAGATCTACGTTCATACTTCCCGCAATCACCGAGAAATTCCCGTATACGAAACATTATCGCCAATTCTAGGCAAGACCAAACACCCTGGAAGTAGAAACATCAGAATGCTTTTAGGATCGTTCGAAATGAGTGGTCCTGATGGTCGTCATAAAGTGTTGGTGCATGAGGGCGCACAAATGAGTCTACGTCACTACAAGGAAGTTTTTCGACAAGACGGACTCGACGAGGATTTCGTGAGAAGGACAGTAAAGGAGCTATTGCAAGCTCTTGACTTTATTCACACGGAGGCAGAGTTAGTACATACAG ACATTCATCCCGGGAACCTCTTGCTAGGCGTAGATGACGATTCACAGCTCGAATTTTTGGCTTCCATGGCCTTCAAATCACCTGTCGCTCGGGAACAAGCCTCGGAATGTCGAACAATATACCTCTCACGACTCATGCGCCCAAGGCCAGGTTCAATCCTCTTATCAGACTTTGGTGAGGCGAGGGTCGGTCTTGGACCTCATGCGGACGATATCATGCCCATCCCATACCGTGCACCTGAAGTCATCATGAGCATGCCATGGAACCAGTCTGTAGACATCTGGAGCGTTGGCCTGACTACCTGGGATCTTCTCGGTACAGATCGGCTGTTCACGGCGATGGATGGAGACGGAGAAATGTACGATGCAGCGCATCTAGCCGAACTCATAGCGGCGCTGGGTCCACCACCTCGGGAATTTTTAAAGAGGAACCCTCGGAGGGCAGCCGACTTTTGGGACGAGCAAG GTAAATGGAAAGGACTTGCACCTATTCCCAAGAATCGCTCCCTgcaagagcttgagaggaAGCTCCGGGACAGCTCGGCTTTCATCGCGTTTCTGCGACGCGTATTGACGTGGATGCCAGAGAATAGGCCTACTGCGAAGGCACTACTACAGGATCCGTGGTTAATGACTAAGAGCAGTGCCAGTGCGAAAGTTGAGTCGATGGATGCCGAGGGGCAGTAA